The Phyllopteryx taeniolatus isolate TA_2022b chromosome 19, UOR_Ptae_1.2, whole genome shotgun sequence genome includes the window TGCATACTCATCTTTTTTCCACCTCTGAACTTTCTGTATGTTCACTCCAAGTACACATGAAGAGCTAATTTCCAAAAGGAGATAAAAgccaaatttaaaaatgatcaGTCTTTCCATGCCATTTATTGTGAACAGACTCTATTAAACctttattgaaaatattcagacagagccaattaattgttttaataGGATTTAATTATTTTCTGCAGTTCCGGCTGAATGTCATTTTTCTTAAATGATCAAAATCGATTTATAGCGATTTGGAAATAGACTTCTATTAATCTTATTTATGCTGCTGCACtacacaaaaatgagtttgtcaTTTTAATCGTTCGTTTATACATCTCACAAGTGTTCTATATTGAGCACGTCAATTAAGTAGTTACACACAAGTTACATCTGTGTATTAGCTGCATGGTAGTTTCAGCAGATGCAGTACCTTTTGCctacttaaaaagaaaaaaaagcatctgaaGTCAAATACATATAAAGCAGTTtgagaaataaaattgatttttttatggtcagtgaaaatgatgTGTCTGTAACCAGCTGAAAAATCACTCTTCTTTGAATAACAAATTTTTGGGTCAACAacccaaaacatgtttttcctcaccTGACCAGGTGTTCACCTCAGAGGGAAGGCAGAGTAATCCAATCACACAGCTCCACCAGTGAGCTTTCATCCTTGCAACAAGGGCTGCATGCAGGTTTAGATGCCCAGTTGACAGACTAAAGATCTTGACTTTCTCACAAATGCTGAAATGGAGCTATGTGGTTCATAAAGGAAGTGCGTATCACACACAGCGCCTCGTCTTTCCTTTACTCAGCTCATATGCTGCAAAATGCTTTCTGCACTTTCTACGCTCAACACAAGTTTcgatcaaaaaaaaacaaaaaaacaaccaaacaaaaaacaacacgtacacaaaaaaaaatacttgccaTGGTACTGATGGAATAGAGTGATGAGACTCTTGCATAGTTATCTTTGTAACACTGCTGCTGTACGCTTTCAGCAAAGCTGACCAAAACCTTTTGACTGATTTGGCAAAAAACAACATCTCTAATGTGCATTTGGTAACCTCAAGATCAGATCATTGGTTTCCAATGTGCTAAACGTTCTCTTAGTTTTCTTATTGCTCggcaacaacaaataaatcacatttgctACCTCAATTTCCAGAACCTTGTGTGGACTGtagtagtttttattttgagcTTATCTCTTGTCGCCAAAGCATATACAACGCCATCCAGCGGACAAATTGAAGAACTGCATCTATTGAGTCCCGCTCTTGACTTGATCAATGGTATTGGGTGGTCCTTAATTTCTCCCAATAACAGTTTGTGAGCTCATCTGAGCAGATTTCCAAACTAACCAAAGGTGTCTCTTCATGTTCCATCATCCTCACCACTGCATGTGTGGTGGCTGTAAGGGGGTCAGACTCTGACTCCTGTACTGTGTGTGCAGCAGCTTGCAAGTCTGTTGGGAATCCTGGCTCTGAAGCCAGTCTTGATAAAGGGTCTGCAGAGTTGGGTTGACCTCCGGGAGACTGACAGGCAGACTGCTGTAGACCTCCTCCATCTGCTGGACCAGGTTTTTATCCACGCGGCCTGCCGTCTCATTCTCGGCTTGACCGCGGCCGCTTAAGCACCCTGAAAGAAACAAGTGTTCACAAATGAGAAATGCAAATATGTGCTCCATTTGTTCTCTACATTTTTAATTggtattagaaaataaaaatgaagcagTGACAGATTAGtttatttgtcttttaattTAACAGACAAAATGATAACATGCCagatttttcatatttcaatttTAGGCTGAGATCAAAActattaaatgaaaaaatggtTCACAGGACTGAGTTTAATATCAAAGCAGTCGGGTTTACGTGAAGGAGTTTGATAAGGAGCATTAGTAAATATATGTTACCTTGTTAGCAGCCACAATTAATCCGGTACCACGATCAACGATATTATATCAAGGATAAACGTGTTTCAAGCGTTATTGTAATCGACTTTATGCATTACAACATCACATGCGAGATATTCTTTCACCGCTCTTTGTCGGATCACGTTGTTTTCATCTTTTCCATATCCGCACAGAACACCACATGTGGACAAGTAGAATTTGGGCAAATCGCTTCAAcaacacttttattttcattctttcAACCAGTGCACTGATATGCAAGGAACTTTGTGTACCGCTATGTCTTGTTTAGGGCCATGGTCTTTGGTTAGGATTATAAAAAGCCAAGGCCAGATTATGATGCCGATCTCTCAGTAGTACAGTGTGCGAAAGGTTTGATGACAATCACAGTTACAAAATGTTAGCAAAGGGAAAAGGTCAGCGCCAAAGGAAAAGCATAAGCTGCAGTCAGAAGCAGTTTGTGAATGTTTCCTTCTGCTCGGCCTACTTGAACCATACTGACTGGGCCACGCCTCTGAATCGGGacatatataccgtatttttcggactataagtCGCAGTTTTTTGTCATAGTTTGGCCGGGGGTGCGATTTATACTCCGCAGCGacttatatgtgaaattattaacacattactATATGTGATTTGGAGAgacactgatggtttggtaaatttgttagcatgttctttatgctatagttatctgaataacttaatgttacgttaacataccaggcacgttcTCAGTTGGTTGCTTATGCGTCATGTaacgttagctgaatgtgttacgttagcataccgtacacctattcagcctATTGttctcaattttatttttattttaaattgccttacAAGATtaaatgtctgttcttggtgttggattttatcaaatacatttccccccaaaaatgcgacttatactccagtgcgacttatatgttttttccttctttattatgcattttttggctggtgcgaTTTATACTCAGGAGCGATTTATaatccggaaaatacggtacacaGTTCCTTGCTTATCATTGCACaatggaaaaagaaatgaaaataatggtGTAGTTGACGTGATACTAGTGTAGTCATCCACATGAATGAGTTGAAAACAATGTGCTCAGATAGACAAACAGCAGTGAAAGCACATCTTCTGTGTCACACGGAAGCATGAACTCAATTACAATAATGCTTCAACCAACTTTGTCCTGGATATAATATGGCTGATTGCTCATTTGATGGATTGTGGTCTTGGTCCGGACTGACTGTGACGCTACCATATCTTTACTAATACCCGTTATCAAATGTCTGGGTCACGTAAACCTGACCAATTAAATATTGAAATCCAATTAACTCCTGTGGCCTGTTTTTCCAATTTGAtcaatttcattttgattttagtctaaaattaaaagatgaaaaatcactcattttcattttttcaggttaaatttaaaaaaaagaaagaaaagatgacaaaatattGTCACTTCttaatttttcaatttaaaatagaAAGAACAAGTGCCACACTGATTAATACGCACGACTGGCATTCTTTCACATATGCATTCTTACCTCCTGGACAGGACAGCACCTCCACTAACTGGTAAGGCACTCGTCCCTTCCTCATGCGGTGCACCAGGGTCTGGATGTTCCTGAAACCGTAAACGGCAGCAAACTGCAGCAGCATTTCGCCGTCTCGCTCTAGTATCACCTCCTGAAAATCACGGTTCCTGCAAAACGAACAATAACCTATGTGTTTTTTCATGGAATGATACGGTGAACCCCCacttgtgtcatctcctctcaCCTGAGGGTCTTGTATGTGATCTCGTGGACGTCAAGGCCAAATAGCTCCTTGGCAGCGTGCTTGAACACATGTTCTAGAAAACCCTCTGAACCGCGACCTTCGTGCCGAATCAGCGCCACGTCTCCACCTTCTCCAAGACTGCAACAGCAATTTTGAAAATGAGATATTGTTAAGTCTATCATCAATTTACTATAAATGATCTTTCTTCCCCCGTAcgctgtttttattgtatttttatttttccgtttgttttaaaggtttataagctgttttttaaaatgcttttaatcatgtaaagcacattgagttaccttgtgtatgaaatacgctctataaatacatttgctttttgctttcgaactcttatcctcattagggtagtGGATGAGAATTCTTCAGTGGACCAAtcgtgtgaatgtcagtgcacAAGTGGATGAAAGAAAACAACTAAGTAGCAGCACCTCCTAGTGTGGTGTTAACCTTTAcctatttttcaaaagattgtCACAATTTCACAAATAAAGGTTAGGAATAAAATGAACAAGGACTGCGTTCATATAAGTTCACAGTGGTCAATATGTTGGCACATCTACACCATCATCAGTATGAACAGACTAATGTTTGTGTCTGAATTAAACAGACTAAAATAGCTTTTCATTGGGTTTGTTCGATCAGCAAATCAGAAATCTTTTGACCTGATTAATATATTGCAGGTCCCTAAAGAAAGACTCCTGCTAGTCTCGGACCAGTGAGTTAGGTTTTTCAGGTTTATGTGGGAATGTTGGCATTAGcttgttaaaatcaaaactaTATTCctgtaatattataataataatattttttttgtctttaaacttCATTcaacaatttaatatttttttccccattcagtGTGGCCTAATACTCCCTCAAACTATGATAAACACAAACTGTGAACATTTGCCAAATAGAAAATTACTAACGACTGTAAAACCTTTTCAATAAAACATGACCTGCATTATCTGAGCCTGTAAAAACGGAACTCTACTGTCAGTAAACATAAAGGTGCAGCTCAAGAAATTACAAAATGGTGGAAAACATCATTTTGGTAGTACAATTCAAAGAGTCAAACTCATAGTTAGATCCATGACACAATGAAATAATCAATGAAATATATAAGTTTTTATCATTTTGATGGTTAGCAAAACCCCCAAATTCAGCATTTCAATAATTGTGAACATTACATAACCtgtcaaaatgatttttaatgagGTAGCAATTGGTCtcatgaaaagtattttcctgtgtttaatgaatctataatatacgagtttcactttttaaattgaactattgaaagaaataaacttttccacaATATTCTTATTTACTGTGACGCACCTGCATATATTGTATGAATGAAGAGGTGTTAACTACTCACACATGGTCCAATGGAACAGAGTCTAGCTCTTCTGCAGAGACCTTCTTCTGTTGCATCAGGCAGTAAATTTCCCCTGGAACATGACACATTATACTCATCAATTGTGCCATACTAATGCCAGCATCAACAAGTTTCGCTTGTTTGATTTCATCTTATGCCTGGAGGGAGAATGTATACTGAATACACATATACATTAATTGACAAAAATGATGTCTTGTTTCCCCACTTCTACTatcatttatatataaaaaataaaataatacgaCATTCTATATCCAGGGAAGAAAAGGGGGCGTTTGAAGGGTGTATTTGTGGTCATTTGGGACAATAAACACAGACCATGTTGTGTGAGAAACCGAACGCAATGGTCAACACAACCtctggaacaaaaacaaatctgtaacaccaactggtattttattttatttggcttCCGCTGGCTGTGTCAGAGATAAGGAGTATTGAACCTGAGGTAAGGACACAGTCCACATCCCTGCTCTCCAGAAGACTGTTGTAAAACTCTTCTCGGACAGCCTCCAGCTTTTTGTCAAAGCAGGGGGCCACCACCAAATGGTACACTTTGTCCGCATTTAGTTTCTGTTggcagaaaggaaaaaaatgtcagattcATCCAAGACgtatttaataatttgttgAGTCAAATTTAGTGGgcacagtgtgtgtgttgatcTGTAAATGATTGTTTGCGCTTGGTTTGGAGCAGTTGATGATGAAATGAGCTTGGCTATGACTCGCTGGTCTAGTAGCACTGGTTCCTTCCCCACTACAGATATGCATATTTGCCCCGAAAACCAGTTTTTCTGAAGTCTCCTTGTTCCGAGCACCTAACCACTAATCCAACCAAACTCCTGACTACAATCTCACTTCCCAAGCTTCTTATTCTGGGCCAGACTTCATAGCTACCTTAATACCGAATTTCCTCAAATACCATTGTGGCCTCTGTTCTGATAGGGTTGGGTGTGTCATCCGAGTGAAGATGGCTGCTTTTTTcccaagggaaaaaaataattggtggGGCCACGAGATtacagatgtcaaactcaaggcccgaggGCCAGATTTTGcccaaagcaacattttatgtgGCTCACATCAGCAAATAGTttatctacttcatgtttcttgttaaaTGGAGAGGAGATCTGTTAACGAAATCGTAATTTTTCTTCACTGTGAACAAATATTACTTTTTGTCCACCGAATCCCTTCTGAACACAAATCGAACATGAGTTGAATACTTTACATGCCTCCATATACTTTAAATGCTGTACCTATAATAGCCATACAATAAGAGGAGTAAACAATGCCTCAGCTTTTTTCCTTAGACAATGTATCCACACACCCAATTTCCACCAATATTCAACAATGTCATCATTAAatgattagtattattattacaacGTCATATATAATTCCACTGCACTTACTCACCTGCTGTTTGGAGAAGTAGTCTTTGACTAGACATCCCATAATTTGCTGCGGAGACCTTGCCGTGCAGATGTGAGGAGTAACCAAACTCCCGAGGACGCGCTCTGAATAGCGGATCCAACCTTAAATAAGTACAAATGTGATTTATTGCAACACTTAGTTCAGGTTCTGTTTCTGTCATTTTACAGGTTTCAGTACAAGAGCATCTCTATACTAGACCTCCGAAAACTCCCTGACTTTACCTGTCTGAAGTCGTACATGGGAATGAATGGATAGCTGTCAGAAAGTTCAAAAACTGTTACTGTCCCTGTTGCTGAAGAAGGGAGTGGTGCAAGACAAGTTCTCTATCTATCACCACCAGCACTGCACTGTTATCTACATCGCGACATCAACGTGCATCACAATAAATTAGACTATTATAgaaaatttcatttatttcaatagctCTATTCATAAAGTAAAActcatacatttttattaaacagCTAGATTTTTACATTAAATTGAAAAATCCTTTTGATAGTTTATAATATTATTGGCAAATCAAAGGGATGCACCAAAAATTCGGTCACCGAAAAtcttccagaaaaaaaatggtccaGAAGTGCATTTTCGGTTTTCGGAAAATGGCTGAATGAGGATGTTATGATGATGCAAGCGAAAACCGCGCCCGGCGTGCTTTTCTCTGGGTAAAGCCACCAAGGAGGAGGCGGCGTGAACCGTGGGCATCTCAGTCTCGCTGTTTAGCAGATATGACGGTGCGTCAAATTATGTCTTAATTAGCGCTGGGCGAAAATAAACCGATGATGGTACATATCTcaaaataacatccatccatccatccattttcaacaccgcttatcctggttagggtcacgggacgctggagcctatcccagctgacttcgggcgaaaggcggactacaccctgaactggtcgccagtcagtcgcagggcacatatagacacggacaaccattcacactcacattcacaccgtcactgagtgggaactgaacccacgctgcctgcaccaaagtcaggcgagtgtaccactacaccatcagtgactctcaaAATAACATTTCCTTGATAAACATTTGAGAAGCAGTCAATAGACTTTGATAGattacattcattcatgttttgaCAGAGAATACGAATAGCCAATAATAATGCGAGTTGCTCCACGCTGAACCAATCACGTGGCGTCAATAGAACTATGCCAAGTTAGGTTAACGCACACAGCACATTAGCAGCGAGACACAACAGTGTTGGCGCTAATGTTTGTAGCCAACTGCTGCAGCCGTGGGAAACTACTAGTTTCTTGTTCTCACAAgagaacaagaaaaacaaaaacaaaataactccACACTGCCAAACTTTTCGGGCCTTTCTTCTCAACAATGTCATTGCGCACCGCCcatccaaaaacaacaaacaaattgtaTCGCAAAAAACATGCTAGGAGAGTAATGAGCACAGTTGAAAATAAGTTACCAGCTCCCCAGGTGtaaattggaattggaaaaCTTTTGGAAAAGCTTTTGCATGGTCAGATTTTATTTGTCTTACacaatatatgtataatgttccatgtcatgtttaacttccatccatccattttctgtaccgttatCATTTCGGTGCATTTTCTATTTTACTGAGATGTGCCTGTATATCTCAGATGCATAAGAACTCTAAGCCATCAGGGTTAACGGTAAGCCAGAAATGAAGGTTGAGGAAAGTTTTACCTGGGCAGGACGAGGTGAACATGGGCAAAGCGTGGGAGTCATGGTGCCTCCTGCGATATCGCTGAATAAACTCCTTTTGACTCTCTATGATGCTAAAGCCTGCCGCCAAAGTGGTATCAAACACAAACTGCACCCCTGCATGGAAAAGAGAATAACTGAGAAACGGGCAGATAAAAGATTGATGATACAGGTTAGCTAAAACACAAACATCTAGATGTAAGAACAGTTTCTTCCCCGCTGCCATAAGGATTAATTTACTTTGCATAGTTCAAGTgacacaacaattttttttgctctcaaatTTGGATAGGCATCATGGAAgcgtaaatagaaaaaaacaacaacagtgaatCGCATATCTACAAATCAAAATTAAATCTGATATTATTAATCTGACAATGTGAGTGCAACATAAACGCACATATCGGATATCCGTCATCAATGCAAGTATAACGTAATCAAAATACACCAATTGTTGACATGTAAACACCTAGGTCTgtccaaacaacacaaataaaaacgtTAAAAGAACACCTAATGTAAATCTAAACTACAGTGAAAGTATAGACcactgattttcaaaatgtagtGGTACAAGAGCTGCCGCTGGTGGTCTGGAAGAATCActcaattaaatgttcaaactttataATATTAGAGTGGCTTAAGTTTTTTAAACTCCAGTAGCTGGCACAGTAAATGCTCTTAAGTACAGTTTAgtcgtatttaacttttaagtagaATACATTTGCAGGTAATCGgtgagaactgtttgtttccaaacatttatttaggtacaatttattttaaatttttacaacttactgtatgtgcaatacattttaataaaatgtgtctATTTCTACATAAAGTTTGAATATATTCATCATACAGATAATAAATACATCTCCAAATGTCTAGTTAGCATTTAGCTCACCCAGGCTCTTGAGAAAACCGCAGAGTTTACCGGCGGCATCAACGATGTCCACGCCAAACTTGACGGCGAAGAAAGGTAGCGATTGTGGACACACTGACGCCACCAGAACCCTGTGCTTTGTCACGTCACACTTCTGATGAGGACAGAAATTTCTCCACTAAGGTGCAACTAAAACAATGCATAAGCTTACACAGTCCGGAATCATTTGAGTGTACCTTGTTGAGAGCCAAAACCCGCTCCATCTCCTCCAAGTTCTGCTGAGAGATCTTCAGGCTCTCCTCCTCGGACATACAGCCATCGCAGGATAGACAAGCACTGAGCAACAACTGTGATCCCTCATTCTCCTGATGGAACAACGACAAAAGTCTTTTACATATTCATAAACAACCTGGGGGTTTTCAATTTGACTATTTAGAAACAAGATTTTACCAGTCCATTGACTTGCTCTTCCTCTTGGTGTGAGCTGACAGCGCCATCGCTCTGTTTCTTGTTGCACTGTACGTCAAGTAATTGATTAACATGCagatatacattatatatacttATGTAGTAACAAATTTAGGGGTGGGGGGAATATAAATCACCTGCTTGGTGCAGTTCTCACACTTTTCCTTGCGCTTCCCAATGCTGACCTCAGACATTTTGTTAATCAGTTATCTGTAAATAGATGGCAGTGAATTCAGATAATATCCCTTAACAGCACTTTCCAAGAAACTTCTCATTCCCACGTAGAATGCTTCCTTAAAAAATGCAAGTCATATGAAGAATTCCCAGCACTTTGCTGTTTTTAACAACTCCACCCTCCTCTGACTGGGTCGACGTTCTATCACAAACAGCCTGCTTATCACAAGCACCTCAGAAGTACCTTGACATTAACTTGTTAAATGACGAAGACTTCATTATATAAACATTACAAAGAAAGCTTCAAACCCAATGTTATGCaaagatgtacagtattgttACAGTCGCCCATCctgttatttatatatatatatatatatatatatatatatatatatatatatatatacacacacacacacacaccattgtgtGGGTAATTTAAGAACACAACCACAAGGGAGGACAAACAGATTCAGGTAACTCACCTTGGGGTAAATATAGCTTGTATTCAGACTCTTGTTAAAATTAGAAGGACGAGGAAACGACGACGAAGAGACGCATAGCACCTTTGGAGGAGCCACAGCAAGAACACACAGGAGAGGTGAACCCACAAGAGTCCAATACTTCTAAAATGGGAAGaataagtgtgtgtgcgcagttGCCGGCAGTGTCCTTGAAGGACTCTGGCGTTACTTCATGACAAACAAACTAGTGCCTTTAAGAGAATCGGCGTTTTATCAAACCGAGCATATTGATGTCTACGGACATCGGACTCCATTGTCGTAGCCGGTGAACGCTACAGTACAAAGCTGCGCATGCGCAGTTGCGCACAACGTAGACCCCTCCCTGTACGGAAGTACTCTATGAGCACgagctaaacaaaaaaaaaaatatttttttaaattaaatattatgcTTCCAATATTGTAGAaattttaatgtatatatgACAGGATTTATTAAGTTAATTTTCAAAACGCCAAAACGCAGTACAGATGTACAAAGTGGAACTAGATTTACAATTTACCGTATAAATTGGGCGaatttttcttgattaaaataTTATAACATTAAAGTACATATATATGGTACAATTTTGAGTTATAGTGAGGAAGACTTCAAGTTTGCACATATTTaaatagcttttattttgaagcgcAGCGGAAGTGAACCATCCAATCAGCCGACAAGCATCCAGGAAGGAAGTATCAGCCATTCAAGACAGTACAATTACACGAGTAGAACTTCCTTATTTATTCATCTAGTGTAATACAccttttcattttatatattttttattttatttttatttttctttgggaGGGGAGAAACCCTACGTATATTTAGTTATTTAAGGTAAGGTATTTGGTGGTTTTTTTTAGGCAATGAAAGGAGTTAACGTTGTTGAACAGCATCTTGTTTACTTGTTGTGCTTCCTGGtacaattttatatttacaaccCTCAAAATGGttacattttggagaaaagcCTCATACATACACTCAGTACTGCTATATTTGGTGAGGAGTTGTAATTTAAACGGAAGAATTGGCTTCTAAAACCGATAGATAAGAACATGTAATGTTAGAATGACCAataatttattttggaaaatataacaatatactgtttatatatatatatatatatatatatatatatatatatatatatatatatatatatatatatatatacacacacacacacacacacacacactgaacaaaaatataaacgcaacaccttttgctcccatttttcgtgagctggacagacacaaaaggccatttccctcaaatattgttcacaaaccTGTCTAagtctgtgttagtgagcatttctcctttgtcgacaTAATCCATCCCACATCACacgtgtggcatatcaagatgctgattagacggcatgattattgcacaggtgtcaCAATAACAGGCCACTCTGAAacgtgcagttttatcacacagcacagatgttgcaagttctgagggagcgtgcaattggcatgctgactgcaggaatgtccaccataGCTGTTGCCGGTAAATTGAACGTttatttctctaccataagccgtctccaaaggctTTTCAGataatttggcagtacatccaacgggcctcacaaccgcagaccacgtataaccacaccagcccaggacctccacatccagcgtgttcacctccaagatcgtctgagaccagccacccggacagctgctgcaacaattgGTTTGCATAAcgaaagaatttctgcacaaactgtcagaaaccgtctcagggaaggtcatctgcatgctcgtcatcctcatcggggtctcgacctgactgcagtttgtcgtcgtaaccgacttgagtgggcgaatgctcacattcgatggcgtctggcatgttggagaggtgttctcttcacggatgaatcccggttttcactgttcagggcagatggcagacagcatGTGTAGCGTCGTGTGGGTGaacggtttgctgatgtcactgttgtggatcgagtggcccatggtaGCAGTGGGGTGATGGTATGGGCAGCGTATGTTATGAgcaacgaacacaggtgcatttcaTTGCTGGCATTTTGAAAGCACAGAGATACCATGATGAGAGCCCGAGGCACATTGTTGTGCGACTCATTtacgaccatcacctcatgttgcagcatgataatgcacggccccatgttgcaaggatctgtacataattcctggaagctgaaaagaTGCCAGTTCTTGCATGGACAGCATACTCCctggacatgtcacccattgagcatgtttgggatgctctggatcggcgtatacgacagcgtgttccagttcctgccaatatccagcaacttcacacagccattgaagaggagtggaccaacattccacaggccacaatcaacaacctgatcaactctatgcaaaggagatgtgttgcactctgtgaggcaaatggtggtcacaccagatactgactggttttataACCCCCCCAGActcccacaataaagcaaaactgcacatttcagagtgacCTTTTATTGtagccagcctaaggcacacctgtgcaataatcatgctatctaatcagcatcttgatatgccacacctgtgaggtgggatggattatctcgacaaaggagaaatgctcactaacacagatttagacagatttgtgaacaatatttgagggaaatg containing:
- the narf gene encoding nuclear prelamin A recognition factor, which gives rise to MSEVSIGKRKEKCENCTKQCNKKQSDGAVSSHQEEEQVNGLENEGSQLLLSACLSCDGCMSEEESLKISQQNLEEMERVLALNKKCDVTKHRVLVASVCPQSLPFFAVKFGVDIVDAAGKLCGFLKSLGVQFVFDTTLAAGFSIIESQKEFIQRYRRRHHDSHALPMFTSSCPGWIRYSERVLGSLVTPHICTARSPQQIMGCLVKDYFSKQQKLNADKVYHLVVAPCFDKKLEAVREEFYNSLLESRDVDCVLTSGEIYCLMQQKKVSAEELDSVPLDHVLGEGGDVALIRHEGRGSEGFLEHVFKHAAKELFGLDVHEITYKTLRNRDFQEVILERDGEMLLQFAAVYGFRNIQTLVHRMRKGRVPYQLVEVLSCPGGCLSGRGQAENETAGRVDKNLVQQMEEVYSSLPVSLPEVNPTLQTLYQDWLQSQDSQQTCKLLHTQYRSQSLTPLQPPHMQW